A region of Halalkaliarchaeum desulfuricum DNA encodes the following proteins:
- a CDS encoding methyltransferase domain-containing protein encodes MFLLVHEDREYLRGPGEELQTDLGVLTVPEDAAPGDTLETHLGTTFHVRELRGPDLFDHLDRTGAPMMPRDIGLVVGHTGAAAGDRVLDAGTGTGILSAYLGRIGADVTTYERDPEFAEQARTNMEVAGVADRVDVRTGDLAVEVDELIAEIDDGDTAPFDLLTLDTEDAPTIVRRAPELLAPGGFLSVYSPFVEHTREVVEATRDADLSDVKTFETIQRRMQFDDRGSRPDTAGVGHTGYLTFGRHDF; translated from the coding sequence GTGTTCCTGCTCGTCCACGAGGACAGAGAGTATCTCCGCGGGCCCGGGGAGGAACTCCAGACCGACCTCGGCGTCTTGACGGTCCCCGAAGACGCGGCGCCCGGTGACACCCTGGAGACCCATCTGGGGACGACCTTCCACGTTCGGGAGCTTCGCGGCCCGGACCTGTTCGATCACCTCGACCGCACGGGCGCGCCGATGATGCCCCGGGATATCGGCCTCGTCGTGGGCCATACCGGCGCTGCGGCGGGCGATCGGGTGCTCGACGCCGGCACCGGAACGGGGATCCTGTCGGCGTATCTCGGTCGGATCGGCGCCGACGTGACGACCTACGAGCGCGACCCGGAGTTCGCCGAGCAGGCCCGAACGAACATGGAGGTCGCCGGCGTCGCCGACCGCGTCGACGTGCGGACGGGCGATCTCGCCGTCGAAGTCGACGAGTTGATCGCCGAAATCGACGACGGTGACACCGCCCCGTTCGATCTGCTCACGCTGGACACCGAAGACGCGCCGACGATCGTCCGGCGGGCGCCGGAACTGCTCGCTCCCGGCGGCTTTCTTTCGGTCTATTCACCGTTCGTCGAACACACTCGCGAGGTCGTCGAGGCGACCCGCGATGCAGACCTATCCGACGTAAAGACGTTCGAGACGATCCAGCGCCGGATGCAGTTCGACGACCGGGGATCCAGGCCCGACACCGCGGGTGTCGGACACACGGGATATCTGACGTTCGGTCGCCACGACTTTTAA